A window of the Drosophila bipectinata strain 14024-0381.07 unplaced genomic scaffold, DbipHiC1v2 scaffold_249, whole genome shotgun sequence genome harbors these coding sequences:
- the LOC138927416 gene encoding uncharacterized protein, producing MNWIRVLLIGLTALALTFVEVASLSLDPVASAELEQFIRKGDVVISTRHIRPRRKLHISIEALFMIDFPMLKHKMSFFLDRKQQRVTLDISANGATESRNFEIPNINETSTIRSLALQFSKNRITLYVDCKASTHHDIDMNLAKLYTQMDDPVIKLFRERKYPLLFDGDMEHSLQRANCQKGLHRRGNRRMLRNKITEREKNKKRDVRYWNEPTIAGDRVREDHRHQEVPTEVERGDIPVLHGDCEDALARSLSDLLALVKLLREDVAHQRQEIAYLRMLLENCAGCKNPLTPDNQLRLEDCRNANPCYPGVECLDSASGPRCGHCPIGFFGDGKTCKPGVTCAQLVCYPGVQCRDTVNGAQCDSCPVGYEGDGRTCSLRNPCLDTPCPSGNILVPSHNVQHYQRQSQYTARKYSVVTN from the exons ATGAATTGGATACGCGTGCTGCTAATCGGGTTGACCGCCTTGGCGCTGACATTCGTGGAGGTTGCATCACTCTCACTGGATCCAG TTGCTTCAGCTGAACTGGAACAGTTTATACGAAAAGGAGATGTGGTTATATCAACACGCCATATACG ACCTCGTCGTAAGCTACACATCTCCATAGAGGCCCTCTTTATGATTGATTTCCCCATGCTGAAGCACAAGATGTCCTTTTTCCTGGACCGCAAACAGCAGCGTGTCACTCTGGACATCAGTGCCAACGGCGCCACCGAGTCGCGCAACTTCGAGATACCCAACATCAACGAGACCAGCACCATCAGGTCCCTGGCTCTGCAGTTCTCAAAGAATCGCATTACCCTCTATGTGGACTGCAAGGCGAGCACGCATCACGACATTGACATGAACCTGGCCAAGTTGTACACCCAAATGGACGATCCGGTGATTAAGCTG TTTCGTGAGCGCAAGTATCCCCTGCTTTTCGACGGGGACATGGAGCATTCCCTGCAGCGGGCCAATTGCCAGAAGGGTCTCCATCGGCGGGGCAATCGCCGCATGCTGCGCAACAAGATCACAGAACGTG AGAAGAACAAGAAGCGTGATGTCCGTTACTGGAATGAGCCAACGATTGCCGGAGATCGAGTCCGTGAGGATCACAGACATCAGGAGGTGCCTACTGAGGTGGAGCGTGGTGATATCCCTGTTCTGCATGGCGATTGTGAAG ACGCCCTCGCACGCTCGCTGAGCGATTTACTGGCATTGGTTAAGCTCCTCCGCGAGGACGTCGCCCACCAGCGCCAGGAGATAGCCTACCTGCGGATGCTCTTGGAGAACTGTGCCGGCTGCAAGAATCCCCTGACTCCCGATAACCAATTGCGCCTCGAAGACTGCCGCAACGCGAATCCTTGTTATCCAG GAGTGGAGTGCCTGGACTCGGCGTCTGGGCCCAGATGTGGCCATTGTCCCATTGGTTTCTTCGGAGATGGCAAGACCTGCAAGCCGGGCGTCACCTGCGCCCAACTGGTGTGCTATCC AGGCGTTCAGTGTCGTGATACCGTGAATGGGGCGCAGTGTGACTCCTGTCCGGTTGGCTACGAAGGTGATGGACGCACATGTTCCCTACGAAATCCTTGCCTGGACACCCCATGCCCCTCAG